From Kwoniella shandongensis chromosome 2, complete sequence, the proteins below share one genomic window:
- a CDS encoding 40S ribosomal protein RACK1: MAEPLAFKGTLAGHGGWITAIATSSENPDMILTASRDKTIIVWQLTRDDASFGFPKKILHGHNHFVSDVVISSDGQFALSSSWDHTLRLWDLNTGLTTRKFVGHTGDVLSVSFSADNRQIVSASRDRTIKLWNTLGECKFNIVEDGHTEWVSCVRFSPNPVIPVIVSAGWDKVVKVWELNKCKLKTNHYGHTGYINTLAVSPDGSLAASGGKDGITMLWDLNDGKHLYSLEAGDVVNALVFSPNRYWLCAATASSIKIFDLESKSIVDDLRPDFADLSEGARKPECTSLAWSADGQTLFAGFSDNLVRVWVVV, encoded by the exons ATGGCCGAGCCTCTCGCTTTCAAGGGTACCCTCGCCGGCCACGGTGGTTGGATCACCGCTATTGCTACCTCGTCTGAGAACCCCGACATGATCTTGACCGCTTCCAGGG ACaagaccatcatcgtctggCAACTCACCCGAGACGACGCTTCTTTCGGTTTCCCCAAGAAGATCCTCCACGGTCACAACCACTTTGTCTCCGACGTCGTCATCTCTTCCGACGGTCAGTTcgccctctcctcctcatgGGACCACACCTTGAGGTTGTGGGACTTGAACACGGGTTTGACCACAAGGAAGTTTGTCGGTCACACCGGTGATGTCCTTTC CGTCTCTTTCTCCGCCGACAACCGACAGATCGTCTCCGCCTCTCGAGACAGGACTATCAAGCTCTGGAACACCCTCGGAGAGTGCAAGTTCAACATTGTCGAGGACGGCCACAccgagtg GGTCTCTTGCGTTCGATTCTCCCCTAACCCTGTCATCCCCGTCATTGTCTCCGCTGGTTGGGACAAGgtcgtcaag GTTTGGGAGCTCAACAAGTGCAAGCTCAAGACCAACCACTACGGTCACACCGGTTACATCAACACTCTCGCTGTCTCTCCCGATGGATCCCTCGCCGCCTCTGGTGGTAAGGATGGTATCACCATGCTTTGGGACTTGAACGACGGCAAGCACCTCTACTCCCTTGAGGCCGGTGACGTCGTCAAcgctctcgtcttctcccccaaCCGATACTGGCTCTGTGCCGCTaccgcctcttccatcaaGATCTTCGACTTGGagagcaa GTCTATCGTTGATGACCTCCGACCCGACTTTGCCGACCTCAGCGAGGGTGCCCGAAAGCCCGAATGCACTTCTCTCGCCTGGTCCGCCGACGGTCAAACCCTCTTCGCTGGTTTCTCGGACAACTTGGTCCGAGTTTGGGTTGTCGTGTAG